A single region of the Silene latifolia isolate original U9 population chromosome 8, ASM4854445v1, whole genome shotgun sequence genome encodes:
- the LOC141597224 gene encoding ethanolamine-phosphate cytidylyltransferase-like: MEYESHSRIWDGACYYPHLFGAIMITAALLGLSTSYFGGIGVHYLPYLWTGFGSLNKPAHEEKRVRVYMDGCFDLMHYGHANALRQAKLLGDELVVGVVSDEEILANKGPPVLSMEERLALVGGLKWVNEVIPNAPYAITEQFMKTLFNEYKIDYIIHGDDPCLLPDGTDAYALAKKAGRYKQIKRTEGVSSTDIVGRILSTIRDTSVNSDSGVGGELYGKNQICKSMQFSAGHVSHFLPTSKRIVQFSNGKGPAPNARVVYIDGAFDLFHAGHVEILRAARQLGDFLLVGIYTDQTVSEIRGPGYPLMNLHERCLSVLGCRYVDEIIMGAPWEVTQDMIKTFNISLVVRGTVSEANPLVNDDTDPYAVPKKMKMFRMLESPKHITTSSVAHRIITNHEAYKKRNAKKVASEKKYYQEKIYVSGD; the protein is encoded by the exons ATGGAATATGAAAGTCACAGTCGCATTTGGGATGGAGCTTGCTACTATCCTCATTTGTTCGGGGCTATAATGATTACAGCAGCTTTGCTCGGCTTGTCAACTAGCTATTTTGGTGGTATTGGGGTTCATTATCTCCCTTATTTATGGACTGGCTTTGGCAGTTTGAATAAACCAGCACATGAGGAGAAGCGTGTCAGAGTATATATGGATGGGTGTTTTGATTTGATGCATTACGGGCATGCAAATGCATTGAGGCAGGCTAAACTCTTAGGAGATGAATTAGTTGTGGGAGTCGTTAGTGATGAAGAAATTTTGGCAAACAAGGGTCCGCCTGTTCTTTCAATGGAAGAAAG GCTGGCACTTGTTGGTGGGTTAAAGTGGGTCAATGAAGTCATTCCAAATGCCCCATATGCAATCACAGAGCAATTCATGAAAACTCTTTTTAATGAGTACAAAATTGATTACATCATACACGGTGATGATCCTTGCTTACTTCCAGATGGCACTGATGCATATGCATTGGCTAAGAAGGCAGGCCGTTACAAGCAGATTAAACGCACTGAAGGAGTCTCAAGCACAGATATTGTAG GACGGATACTTTCTACTATCCGTGATACAAGTGTAAATAGTGATTCTGGTGTTGGTGGGGAGTTATATGGCAAGAATCAGATTTGTAAGAGTATGCAGTTCAGTGCTGGTCATGTATCTCATTTTCTGCCAACCTCCAAACGCATTGTGCAGTTTTCAAATGGAAAG GGGCCCGCACCAAATGCACGTGTTGTGTACATTGATGGAGCATTTGATCTTTTCCATGCTGGACATGTTGAG ATACTTAGAGCTGCCCGACAGCTTGGAGATTTCTTACTTGTTGGCATTTACACAGACCAAACAGTCAG TGAGATACGAGGTCCTGGATATCCCTTGATGAACTTGCATGAACGTTGTCTCAGTGTTTTAGGCTGTCGTTATGTTGATGAAATCATCATGGGTGCTCCATGGGAAGTTACACAAGACATG ATAAAGACCTTCAATATTAGTTTGGTCGTACGTGGAACAGTGTCGGAGGCAAATCCTCTTGTCAAT GATGACACAGACCCCTATGCAGTGCCAAAGAAGATGAAGATGTTTAGGATGCTTGAAAGCCCCAAACACATAACTACATCATCTGTGGCCCATAGAATTATCACCAATCATGAAGCTTACAAG AAACGAAATGCGAAGAAGGTGGCAAGCGAAAAGAAATACTATCAAGAGAAGATATATGTCTCTGGGGACTGA